In ANME-2 cluster archaeon, the DNA window TGCCAGGATGATGTCGGGCCTGTTGACCATTGCCCTGGCTATGGCGATCCTCTGCCGCTGTCCTCCTGAGAGTTCGGGAGGCTTGTGTTTCATGCGGTCCTCCAGTTTTAGTTGTTCCAGGAGTTCTATGGCCCTGGCCTTTCGCTTTGCCTTTGGTATATCCTGGTATATCATAGGCAGTTCCACGTTTTTCAGGGCATCGAACCTGGCTATGAGGTTGAAGGTCTGGAACACAAAACCGATCTTTTTGCCTCGTATCCTGGCAAGTTCCATGTCAGAAAGGGCTGAGGTATCCACGCCGTCAATGAAGAACTTGCCATGGGTGGGCCTGTCAAGCAGACCGATCAGGTTCATTAGTGTGGTCTTGCCGCTGCCGGATGGACCCATTATGGCAACGAACTCGCCGCGCTTAATAGAGATGTTTATATCTTTAAGTACCGGGACTGCAAGTTTACCAAGGTGATAGGTTTTATCGACGTCTTGTGTGGATAGTACATCTTCCATTTTTTACCTCGATTATTACCTCTAACCTGTTTTCATGTACCGGACTATTTCGCCTATAGCAGGCCGTTTTCCATACATCAGCAGTCCTACCCTGAACAACCTGGCAGAGATTATTATTACGAAATAGACAGACACTATTAAAATAATTAAGCTTACTGCTATCTGGTAGAGCGGTACATCAGAAACGCCCATACGTATAAGCATGGCAACAGGAGATGTCAGCGGGAACATGGAAAAGAACATTGATAACGTACCCTCTGGTTCGGTGATCAATACCTGCATGAAAAATATGGGTGCTATAGCCGGGAAAGTGAAAATTGGAATGAGCTGCTGGCTTTCACGCATAGAACCGCTTATTGCTCCCACAGCACCCATCATACTGGCAAATAACAAAAATCCGAGTATGAAATATGCCAAAGACAGGATCAATAAAAAGGGATTGATAGATAAGGCAAAAACATATATCAATCCGGCAAAACCCACTGACAGCCAGATCGCTATCTGCAACAGTCCTACCGATCCCAGTCCGATGATCTTTCCTGTGAGCATTTCAATTGGAGTTACTGAGGATAACAGTATCTCGATTATCCGGCTCTCTTTTTCCTCTGCTACACTTTGCAGTAAATATCCGGAAGAAGTAAAAATTGAAATTAACAGTAGTATACCGGTTAAATATGGAAGTGCAAAATCTTCCAGCAGATCGGATAGTCCTTTTTCACTGACTTCACCTGTGGTTTCAATAGAAAATCGTTTAAATGTTATAGGATCCTTGACCCGCTGCAAGGTTTCTTCATCCACCTTATCCTTAAGCAAGTTGTTTACCATCAATTCAGAAAGTTCTTTTTGAGGAATGTCTGTTAA includes these proteins:
- a CDS encoding ABC transporter ATP-binding protein; protein product: MEDVLSTQDVDKTYHLGKLAVPVLKDINISIKRGEFVAIMGPSGSGKTTLMNLIGLLDRPTHGKFFIDGVDTSALSDMELARIRGKKIGFVFQTFNLIARFDALKNVELPMIYQDIPKAKRKARAIELLEQLKLEDRMKHKPPELSGGQRQRIAIARAMVNRPDIILADEPTGNLDSRTGEEIMDIFKKLNLNGITIVMVTHEQDIADTCHRIIRIRDGTIV
- a CDS encoding ABC transporter permease, with the translated sequence MIAKYEFLKTVKRKEFILMTLGFPLFFILIMLVPLLLAGTSSPEDLNLGYIDKTNSFEFPDEITVRGSMIFSNEIPGVTNNKELDGTNNEKYPIIKFTQYSDVASAKQDLGSGTLSGYLIIPEDYIKTGIVESYVIGKLTDIPQKELSELMVNNLLKDKVDEETLQRVKDPITFKRFSIETTGEVSEKGLSDLLEDFALPYLTGILLLISIFTSSGYLLQSVAEEKESRIIEILLSSVTPIEMLTGKIIGLGSVGLLQIAIWLSVGFAGLIYVFALSINPFLLILSLAYFILGFLLFASMMGAVGAISGSMRESQQLIPIFTFPAIAPIFFMQVLITEPEGTLSMFFSMFPLTSPVAMLIRMGVSDVPLYQIAVSLIILIVSVYFVIIISARLFRVGLLMYGKRPAIGEIVRYMKTG